ATTGGATCTTGATGATCACAATTGGATCACAAACATGACAAAGTAGTTGTTTAGCGATCCATTAAAAGCATggatcaaagatctaattttaattagattggttCATCTCCTatcaatcatatacatgtactgaacatgtatataattatataatatatgttttacGTCATGAAGggtgtaaaattgtaaaatgcctATTTATTTTGTAGGTCATAAAAATTAAACCTttaattaaggtcagacgacacgttcctcaattttagataactttttccaggaatttgttaatggtttactactactttgacaagctttcttgcaaaaaattagggtaccttaccaggcatttctgcaaaatactagagtatgcaatttcctatataatcttcatgaaaatacacttgaattgctgatataaaaataaatacatctacagcaaagcgaaattcactaaattagaaCTATATCTTCGCCAGTAcagggctttgaactcacgacctctagaacctacaCGCTACTTACAGTGAGCGGCCatggttctaaccactcgaccatgtacacatataaccaaattgaagtaaattttgatcatttttaaagtaattataatatatatatatatatatatttttttttttttattggaactctttattacgaggagatacaaaaaagattctcgaggaacgtgtcgtctgaccttaatgtAATGGTATAAATTATTTACtggtaataatatatatatacatgatctTTGAATTTGTATATCAATTTGAATGTAACAAAATCCAGCAATTCTCAATCAAAGTTCTTCCTACCATTCTTTCAAGTAGTTTTTTTATGGTTTCAACACCCAGACTGCTCTTCTTTGCACTCTCTATAACCTGGGCCAGCTTGGGGTTAAGTTTGGGGTCAGTAGACCCACCCACTGAAATAGAAATAACACCAAATGTAACTATTTAAGCAATAAAATGCCTTCTTGATTATTGATTCATGCAAAGAtggtgacattgcagaaaaaatacataacccacatgaatcatgaaatttttcttaggttgctgaaggtttcaaCCAATCAAAAAATGGGGCGTGTCGATTTCAATCTTGTCAGTTTCTACATAGCTTATAtgaatcatacatgtacttggtagatgtaaatataatacagttAACCAATATTAGCTCACATGgtcaaaaacttaaaatattaagtttttcataaaaactaaTACTTTTAGCCAAAGaagtaatgaaatatttttgtatatattttgattattttcaaggTCAAAGTCTCAGTCTTGAAAAATAGTTTAtctattattaaaaaatcaatgaataaactcatttaaaaattaaaaggtgCATATCATATGAATACAGTGTgtgaattattattattaatttttttttggtagtaaatggtttgattttttttttctttgagtgTCCAACACCTACCTCAGcagagattttttaaaatataaattaaaagtttaattacTGGTATGTGAAGTTTCAATATACGATACAATCCAGGAAGCTCTCTCTACTTACTTTTTACAGCTGACTGTGCTAGCTTGACATACTGTCCCATCAGTGCTGACTTTTTACTGTCCTGCGCCTCTTTTCGATGTTTGATGTTAGAGAATTTACTGTGGCCTGCCATATGTCTGTTAGTTTGCCAGTAAACAACAGGCAACATTTGGAACAGAGTCCTCTCAGCTACAATATCTGTCTTTGTGCTCCATCTAGCTGGCATTGATGACTTTTTGCTCACACAATTTTGAAAGAGGCGTGTGTGACACAGGCTGATTCTACGGCAACTCACAGTCTGTGTTTTGTGTAAAACACGAGGTAAGGTTCTCAATGTTAAttccattttcaaaatatcacagTCACTATCTGCAAAATCAATAgacatgttgaaaaaaatttataagaaaaaagaaatgaggttaataaatttaattagtcAAGCTTTTGGTAAAGTTAgtattcagaaataaaaatttgatatttaatttaaagataatggAAAATCTTGAACAACACAGACATAtgtcaataaaaacaattttaccaATAATAGCcaaaatgggatataaatttaaagtgcaaaaaatattttttttggatttataggtataaattttttacatgtaacaacTTTTGGTTAGCAAGTTTTACAGAAGCATATAGTTTGCAAGATTGACCCTCAAGAAGTTTTGGATATACTGAGGGAACAATCTGTGTAATAGAACGGTTACAGAAAAAATTGATGATCATAAGTTGTTccatttcatgtacatgtattcatatgcagatttactatatttttagctaatttcaaattttttgcacttaaaattcaTATCCCATTTAAGATATTATCTCCCAAACAGACTATAATATTCCATTTATGCACTGGTCCCAACCTGTTTACATAATTCTCCAGATATTGTACCTCAACTTGATCTTGAGAGTGAATTGAGACAGTGTAAATTCCACTAGAGAGATGCGTCTTTTTATCTTGCCAGGAAAATAAGTTTGGaactaaatctttaaaaatattaccttCTAGTCTGCAAACAATTTTTCTATACTCCAAAGTAACTTTGTACCGAATATATTATTTAGAGGAAATTCGGTTTAAACACGTTTCGTAATGTTGACGAAGAAAACAATGGTTagaactttattatttaaagtttaGATTAAGCATCATTACCTGGTTTGTAAAATGCATACCTGTCAATATTCACTCCTTAGTTATCTACATTTGGGCTGTACCTAAACGACCCTAACGGCTAACTGGCCTTCGTCGGGCTTTTAAGAGGAAGGTAATTTTAGTAcatcattcataaaatttaaaccaTAAGCGATACGGTATAATTCCGGATTGGAGAAGTAAAAAATTAGTGACATAAaagattcaaaatataactgaatagtttttgtatgcctctctttatattttttctaaacagaaaacaaacattcagagagagactcagagagagagagagagagagagagagagagagagagagagagagagagagagagagagagagagagagaaagagagaaagagagagagagagaactttgACCAAACACACAAACAAGTTTTGCACCTTAATTAAACTGTAATCAATAAGGTGAAATACCTGAAGAGTTTTATTGATTTAGCTCCTTCATTTCCATGACAAAATTTCTTTATGATTGCCGAAAAGCTATAATATTGCTGTAATTGTTATGCTTTTATCGTTAGTTAATAAATAAGaccaattcaattcaattcaattttttcaattctttattcgctcaagaccagttcactggtatttgaggttcaaaatcagtatatacaaatgtacacgaatacagtcaaggatcacatgtacagtagaagtaataatgacaaaaaaaagttaaaatcacaatacaataggttgttaaagttggtttctggaagaacagactttgaaaattttcttaataaatattgacaagttttttagtttttctacattaaaagtattcatgagctcgttaaattttataatatttgggttttcataatatctcttgggtaaaaacatttttctgtcgtttacaaaatatgtacattctgaaatataatgaaattcatccccaatactattagaatcacacattgtacattttcttaaatgtttttcaatattatgccatctacctgtttcaatggggaatcgatgattacatgttcgtaattttgtaaacgtgatccgtagatctgtaggtaaaatcaacaagtacttttctaaattgagatttgttttaaaaattctataattaatacataattaatcTATAATTaataccagagacataaataacataacataacataaaataataaattgttattaATGTCTCTGATAAGACCAGAGatataaataacataacataacacaataaattgttatttatgtcgCTAAACTAATAGAGAAACGgctgttttgtaattttatgattttcagAGTCTCCTGATATTTAACGTTACAAAACTGCCTGTTTCTTTAAATCTGCTGAGGAGGAAAGTCCACTGACATAAAATAATATGTGCATTGatgggctgggggggggggggttcgagtCTGAACCTCGGTGATCCCTGGAGAAATCTAACATAGTATCAAAAAATAGACAAAGGCTTCATCACCCCTCCCATTCCTTTTCCCCCTTTCAACTCCCAATGAAAATACAATGCACTAGTATATCACTTTCTCTTGAAGTGAATTCgaaatttgtaaaatactgTGTCACATGatcagtgtacatgtatgagatGCTGTAAACAATTATTGGATCCTAATAGATTGAATATCACTGTAATTAATTATTGGATCTTAATAGATtcaaaacgggcttggcccctgtggatAAAATGCCTAATTTTGATGAACCATTCACCGCCACCATGCTTAGTACAAACAAAGACAATTAATTAATCGGGTTGCTATGCATGATTTCTTGTAATCTTCagtttacatgtattgtactgTGTGCATTATACTATTACAAtagtatatcatatatcataagtAAATATCAAAGTAGTTATGTAGGTGTGAACATTTCCTTTAGTCGTACAATAACTCAAAATGCGGGATGACGATTTTTATTTGTGTCTTGACGCATGAATAGGCTAAGTGTATTCACATGAAATTGAACATCGCAGATTTTCAATACAATCATAATAaattacactgaatgtaaataattattcaGACATagtatgaaatacatgtgttcTGCACCTCTGATATGAACAAAGTTAACTTTACTTACAACAAATCATCAAATTCATGGAAATAGTCTTGCTTAATCTATATCACTCAGTTTTGGTGTCTATctgagaaattttattttctttacattgccttTCTTTACTTCTGATACAAACAGATTGTCATtgttgtccacacataaaccacaCGGATACTccagatcacagttatcaatgtaccggagaaactgtccatccTGATCCAGAATGTGAATACAATGGTTGTCACCGTCTGTTGTCAGGAtacgactctgactgtctgttgtgataccaaCTGGTTTAAATGGTTCCTTTTTGGTAACTGAAGGATGACCGatgtatctccatctgagtttcccgttctgattaaccaccactactgcaccagcctcatagtcagctacacagatgtcatggtttctgtttTCAATGATGTATTTAATGTGAGCATTCCCTGAGTACAGAGGTTTACCTTTATCATCAaactgaattgtttgtttctctgtagatcccGAGTAACGGACAGCTTTAGATTGAGTTTTAGCATCACTGACCATGATAACCAGGAGATCACCATTAGAGGTGACACACAGGTTACTAGGCCACCATCCCCGTAATCTGATCAACTCTTCTGTCTGTCCATTATTTACTTTATTCACTGTTCTTGATTTCCAGTCACCGATTAGTAAATTCCCATCACTGTCTACAGCTATATCATTGGGCCATTGTTTTGATTTGTTGCTTACTGTGTGAAGCAATTCACCTTTCATGTTAAAGCATTTGATATCCTTCGTCGAACCGAATGTCCAAATACAATCTTCATTTAGATAGGTAACACTGTAAACATTTTGATACCCTGTCTGTATTGTGGCAACAAGTTCCGGTTCATCCAGTAGTTCTCTCACTGAAGTGTTTGGTTGGTTTAATGACAAGACATTCTCATCTGTAGCAGTAGACAAAGGAGTGATCTTTCCAAACAAGCGATTCAACTTTTTATGGTCTAAtggttttggaatgaatgttgGCACTGTGATCTTCACTTTGGGCGGGAGCTTGCTGAACTCTCTGATCTTTGAGCTGTATTCAATGGTAGGAGATACTTCAATGGACTTCTTGATTTCTTCTATGGCTAGTAATGTTTGTTTCATGAGAGACTGTGtctgtttgatttcatccaAGTGTTTCTGTAATAGGTCTCTGTGTTTTACTTTAATCTCactgatttcagttttcattttattgacaacaatgtcaatttctctgtgccattgctctccttgtttggacattgttgttgtaagtttctcatatcctccatccagGTTGGCAAGCTGATTTTCCAAGTCAAGTGCAATTTCTTCATAGGTAGgagaaataagattttttaacttatttgcCTCGTCCGCAATAGCATTTTTCTTTGTCGTGTAAACTTCGGAAACGTCTACAAAAATATGTCCTTTATGCGTTTCTGATGCAGTACAAGAAGAACAAACAAATATGTCGTTGCAATTCTTGCACTGCAAGTCACAGTTTTTGTGTGAATGTGTCGCACATTTTGGGTAAATTAGAGTTGATCTTCGTTCCTGGAAAgggactattttatgtttgtcatatccatcTGAGATGTGATCAGCTATACAAAGCTTgcagaggttgacatgacaaaagtcacagtagctgtgtactatggcAGTCTCACAAAAGTCACATCGGTGCACGTCCTGGGCACTAGAACGAGGATCCATCgcttttctaaaaatttaatgaaaaattaagcgaaaaattaaaatgtactgTTTGTAGAAAATGAAGTATGATTTGTTAATATATTGAGAGCCAACATGAAAACCATATGTTGCAGTCCTGCTTTAATCAAGGGTTTACAATAACCAgatagaatatttataaaacttgcATTAATTGATGagtatttattcataaaatatatttgttaaaggTCAACTCATGcagaaaattaaaacgaaagtacttatctgaaagatattaatttaaaacaactaACATTACATGTAGGTATCTCAATTTTTGTCTAATAAATAGGCAATCATTAGCGGCACAAACCTTATTTATAGTCAATCAATTCACATATTCGTCGAATTGGTCATCAAACATGCAGACTTTTAAACATGGCTGAGCTTGCTTGTATGGAATGTGGTCACCTGACATcaagaattaaaaacaattagaGTTATTCCCCGTGTATTATAATTCTGCATCCCTCCTTTCCTTGCGGAACAGTTAATATGATGACTTAATTTTAAGTGAAGTACATGGAGGAGTTTTGacaaatattgtacatgtatacagtatagAATTCAAAATAAACCAATGCAGCGTTTTATGCATGAATCTCATTGTGCTTCtagttaagaaataaacaacgttatttagtgaacatggcgttatgaatagcaattgctctgttggcatattccatgatgcgcgctagcgcatcatggaaaatatgccaacagagcagttgctattcataacgccatgtacactaaataatcgttgtttattacttatatctgcattttaacactcgcaaataccctgtattagcctagaccttaaCTTTTAGCTATTGCATCAAAATTAATCATTCAGACtgaaatgtatctttttaatattcacatagatttgttaacagaatcaatgatatgttataacagtaattcttttaaaatattattataagacaggttttaatattaaatacatcaattttatggagttggagaaaaacacatcatgtatcgtatagtggtttaaatctataacgtcatggaaaagtatatataacgttacacctttatgacgtcatagtatactgacagagcaattgcgattatagagaagtAATTGCAACTCCttcgtatgggcttacagtgggaaagaacaatggaaatgcaaatattatgaattaaatCTTCTGGCACGTACAATATTCAGCAACTTAAAATAATTAGCAACTGACATTGAGGTGGAATccgatttttgaaaacaaaataaagatgcaGGAAGAGCTCTGGAGAACATGGGGGAATAGCTGCTCACTGTTCGAAAGCTGTTCCAAGTATGTATACAAGACAAATTATGAAGTTTTTAAGATGTTCATAGTTTTACCttctgttataagatataaaatatcaaaaaatattcattgttaaaattatcaaaaataattcaaatcaaatcaaaaaattcttgaaatttataaaatgatcatttttcattattttgattaCTATTTGAAATCGGGGTGTCTCTTATTGAAGAATGACCATGCATACCATCCAAAAGATGTGAAATGTGTTGAAGATATCACATTCTTGAATGATTGTTAAGATTACATGGGTTGGATATTGCTTCTTTATATAGAAAGTTGATATTGTTGACATTCCAAAATTCTCTAAAACAGTGGCCGGTTTAGCCTGGACAAAATTGCACAAACAGACAGATTGActgatatatttattcaaaacattcttaaaactttttcatttacaaattcagAACACAGACCTATGcatataattgtataatttgtcaaactatataatttatgaaataattaccTAAATGAAGGTCTATGTACAGTGCATGTGTTCCATGATACTTACATTTATGTTCAATTTTCAGCACtgtctacaaaaaataaaaattcggCAACACGAACCAACTGTAAAGATGAATGCAGGTATATGCAACCTCGGggtgtacaaatattgatttttgattCAAACTGAGTTTCgatgaatattttcataattctgGCTCTCACGCTATattgagtattttttttaaaaaaaataggtgtGTATGAATTGGCCAAATTCCCATTACCATCTAgagttgaagtacatgtatatgggcgTGCttgaaaaacatataaaacaatgtacatgtaatatatatatttatctcatacgggtagtgtatattacccgtgtgataaacctttgctatatcacacgggtgttgctatatcaaatacttccggtcggaactacttttgacacagcccctcgcttcaacgcttcggtgacctattttcgaagatttgctagtactttcaacataactatatcgaCTACAAAAAGTGATATAAAATGGATTCTGTCACAGACTTCAATtacttacaaatatgaaggaaaacacataactgcgtagcgTAGGCGTCGGAAGCCGGgctattggggggggggggggggcttagacccccccccccccacccaactctttttacaaagttatacataactgTATCCAAAAGAcctttttttgtttgtcaagatttttgataagtttagcccccattcaaactttcaatttgctttgtgtagtttataaaactgcaaattacgttaactcAACATCAacgagttcatcctgacgacgcgatggaAACAGAGCGTACTGGTTGTGcaaattgtgtttatatacaagaccTTACCTAAATAATGTGTCATAAGACTTTGATTCCACCATCAGTAAGCATCCGTATTCACTAATTTCAATCCCTAATCATTAGGCTGGTGTTTGcattataaaacatcaacaactgttccctgttcgagtcaattcaaactaacgtgCATTctcaactttgtgtatgtcaacaaacttgataattcaagtcttctgatcagtatttccatttaatcaaatgaataagctctaagaaaaattatttagagctaaaaaatcatttcaaggtttatttcagtgatactttacattaaaacagttagatttatctcagaaatgacgtactaaattgtattgcgcaaggtcacaataaccggataacacaacgttgcatcatcgtttttaatctttgacaaaaaaatcaattacttCAATTCCGGTCatataagggactgtctcaaaggcttcataatataaatcaaattgtatgagataaatagaacatctataattgtttgattttatatttgctttatccaactcgttgaaatggttatattcgctcggcaagcctcgcgaatatatacaccatttcaactcgttggataaagcaaatataaaatcacacaatatagatatcctctatatatatatatatatatatatatatatatatatatatatttaaagttaCCTACATTAAACTGATCATATTAGCACACGATATTGAccatttcttatattttattcttGTATCAACACGAGagtctattgtttttgttttgtcttttaaaaacttgaaatcTTTTCCCTGGCCGTGGTTCATGGATGGACGGAAGATTACATCATAACTTGGAAAATCTCTTCCGCGTAAAACATGTACTATTATTATACTTCcctgttaaatactgaaatctgattggtttagacgcagttgataatccgttctaatACCCTCAGCCTCAGCAACACACTTGggaacgggtaacacaacgaattgttacatgcgcgtaaattatgcgcgtacggttcgccgtagaattcacttcatttctatataaaagcagtaaaattttctttaaaaataagacattcaggataataaaataataaaataaaataataaaataataaaataaatagtgtgtgtttgggagggtaactgttgaaattgacacccctcgaaaaccattgtcaacctccgcttcgcgttggTTGACAATAGCTTTCTCGGGGCATCACTTTCAACatttaccctcccaaacaggcactatttatataatgtgcaTAGTTCTATTAGAAAAGtataccagtttaaatgatgtagaAAGTAGACCACATTTACTACTAATTATGCCTTTTAAAACGTAATGCGTAATATGTTGTACAAATGAATACAATCATTAACTTTATATGTTCCGCAGAAACCTCTGCCCCTCCCCCTTATGCACATGTGGTTCAATTGAAAGTAATGACCACTATCTTTTATATTGCCCAAATTATAATGTAATACGTAGTGAAACAATTAACAAACTTCGAGattcaacaaatgtaaacatattactCTTTGGGTCTCCCAATCTTAGcgataatgataataaatacattttttatatggtCCAAAAATTTATCATCGACAGTAAACGATTTCAGGGTACCTAGTGTAACCTCgacactgttttttttttacttaattatatTCTCTAAATATGTAAATAGCGTCTAGGATATATTAATACAGGGatgtatttcatacatgtatttcctttggTGTTTTACTTCAAATTGTTCTGAACATAATTGTATTGTTTTCCTTATAGTATAACATGAAGTTATACGTTCGTGGGTCGATTAGCTCactagtttaaaaataaatgcacttGTAATTCC
The window above is part of the Magallana gigas chromosome 10, xbMagGiga1.1, whole genome shotgun sequence genome. Proteins encoded here:
- the LOC136272165 gene encoding probable transcriptional regulatory protein HY04AAS1_0501: MELTLRTLPRVLHKTQTVSCRRISLCHTRLFQNCVSKKSSMPARWSTKTDIVAERTLFQMLPVVYWQTNRHMAGHSKFSNIKHRKEAQDSKKSALMGQYVKLAQSAVKMGGSTDPKLNPKLAQVIESAKKSSLGVETIKKLLERMKNKEYKDIMIEVCGPANSIFLVMVDATNQVSARTEVKAAMRKHPVKVSNSPSSLHLFKQQGILFVTPDPKRPNLDLEEIAIECEAEDVTKETNEEGHEVIKMRMMQLPGWC
- the LOC136272414 gene encoding uncharacterized protein, translated to MDPRSSAQDVHRCDFCETAIVHSYCDFCHVNLCKLCIADHISDGYDKHKIVPFQERRSTLIYPKCATHSHKNCDLQCKNCNDIFVCSSCTASETHKGHIFVDVSEVYTTKKNAIADEANKLKNLISPTYEEIALDLENQLANLDGGYEKLTTTMSKQGEQWHREIDIVVNKMKTEISEIKVKHRDLLQKHLDEIKQTQSLMKQTLLAIEEIKKSIEVSPTIEYSSKIREFSKLPPKVKITVPTFIPKPLDHKKLNRLFGKITPLSTATDENVLSLNQPNTSVRELLDEPELVATIQTGYQNVYSVTYLNEDCIWTFGSTKDIKCFNMKGELLHTVSNKSKQWPNDIAVDSDGNLLIGDWKSRTVNKVNNGQTEELIRLRGWWPSNLCVTSNGDLLVIMVSDAKTQSKAVRYSGSTEKQTIQFDDKGKPLYSGNAHIKYIIENRNHDICVADYEAGAVVVVNQNGKLRWRYIGHPSVTKKEPFKPVGITTDSQSRILTTDGDNHCIHILDQDGQFLRYIDNCDLEYPCGLCVDNNDNLFVSEVKKGNVKKIKFLR